One genomic segment of Catalinimonas alkaloidigena includes these proteins:
- a CDS encoding 2Fe-2S iron-sulfur cluster-binding protein, which produces MDIKIHIEEADGNINTIEAPTDMSLSLMEILKASDYPVAATCGGMALCASCHVEVLDNTYNEEANDAEMDMLDTLPVVSNSSRLACQMPITEEMDGIRIRLMAEEVTG; this is translated from the coding sequence ATGGATATCAAAATTCACATTGAAGAAGCTGATGGAAATATCAATACCATTGAAGCCCCTACTGACATGTCTCTTAGCCTGATGGAAATTCTGAAAGCCTCAGACTATCCGGTAGCCGCTACCTGCGGAGGTATGGCACTCTGTGCCTCATGCCATGTTGAGGTGTTGGACAATACTTACAATGAGGAAGCCAATGATGCGGAAATGGATATGCTGGATACACTGCCTGTAGTCAGCAACAGCAGCCGTCTGGCCTGTCAGATGCCTATCACTGAAGAAATGGACGGAATACGCATCCGTCTGATGGCTGAAGAAGTAACCGGATAA
- a CDS encoding NAD(P)/FAD-dependent oxidoreductase — protein sequence MIHTDLCIIGAGPVGLFAVFEAGLLKMRCHVMDVLPQIGGQLSEIYPKKPIYDIPGYPVVLAQELVDNLSKQIEPFNPTYTLGERVEKIERQEDESFILETNEGTQCHAKAVVIAGGLGCFEPRKPALEKLENYEGKGIDYMVRHPEKYTNKKVVVAGGGDSALDWTIYLADMVEELTLVHRGSSFRGAPDSAEKIFKLAEEGKLNLKLNSQVTALHGNGVLKECLITDKAGKAELVASDYFVPLFGLSPKLGPIASWNLNLDRNAINVNVEDYSTNVPGVYAIGDINQYPGKLKLILSGFHEAALMAQSAYRVVSGGKKASLKYTTVNGIQSF from the coding sequence ATGATACACACAGACCTTTGCATTATTGGAGCCGGACCTGTTGGTTTATTTGCCGTTTTTGAAGCTGGATTGCTCAAAATGCGATGTCATGTGATGGATGTGTTACCTCAGATTGGGGGGCAGTTATCTGAAATCTATCCCAAAAAACCGATCTATGATATTCCTGGTTACCCGGTGGTGTTGGCACAGGAACTGGTAGATAATCTGTCAAAACAGATAGAACCCTTTAATCCGACATATACACTAGGTGAAAGAGTAGAAAAAATTGAAAGACAGGAAGATGAATCTTTTATCCTGGAAACCAATGAAGGTACACAATGCCACGCTAAAGCTGTAGTAATAGCAGGTGGCTTAGGTTGCTTTGAGCCGCGAAAGCCTGCCTTAGAAAAGCTGGAAAATTATGAGGGTAAAGGCATAGATTATATGGTACGCCACCCCGAAAAATATACTAACAAAAAAGTGGTGGTTGCCGGTGGAGGCGACTCCGCGCTAGACTGGACCATCTATCTAGCTGATATGGTGGAAGAGCTTACGCTGGTACACCGGGGCAGCAGTTTTAGAGGTGCGCCTGATTCTGCAGAAAAAATATTCAAGCTGGCAGAAGAAGGTAAGTTAAACCTGAAGCTCAACAGCCAGGTTACAGCACTACATGGTAATGGCGTGTTAAAAGAGTGTCTGATTACTGATAAAGCAGGAAAAGCAGAATTGGTAGCCAGTGACTACTTTGTTCCCCTTTTTGGACTGAGTCCTAAACTTGGCCCTATTGCCAGCTGGAACCTTAACCTGGACCGTAATGCCATTAATGTTAATGTAGAAGATTATTCTACTAATGTGCCCGGTGTTTATGCAATTGGTGACATCAACCAATATCCCGGTAAGCTGAAGCTGATTTTGAGCGGTTTCCATGAGGCTGCGCTGATGGCACAGAGTGCCTATCGTGTGGTAAGTGGAGGCAAAAAAGCCAGTCTGAAGTATACAACTGTTAATGGAATTCAAAGCTTTTAA
- a CDS encoding MarR family winged helix-turn-helix transcriptional regulator yields MAIPEEDIYSNYSFLLEKTNKKIKQYAKQQFRALGFEVTVDQWAVLKILAEHTTLNQVTLAQLIHKDTPTVTRILDLLSQKDLILRQYDETDRRKINVCLTSSGMETVNNMLPEVRKIRMHAWQHLSEDDFKQFVRILNTIYDNLKP; encoded by the coding sequence ATGGCTATACCTGAAGAAGATATATACAGTAACTACTCGTTTCTATTAGAAAAAACGAATAAAAAAATTAAGCAATATGCCAAGCAGCAATTCAGAGCATTAGGCTTTGAAGTTACTGTTGACCAATGGGCCGTTCTGAAAATTCTGGCTGAACATACAACCCTTAACCAGGTAACGCTTGCGCAGCTGATTCATAAGGACACTCCTACTGTGACCAGAATCCTTGATTTATTGAGTCAGAAGGATCTCATTTTGAGACAGTATGACGAAACTGACAGAAGAAAAATCAATGTATGTCTGACATCATCAGGTATGGAGACGGTCAATAATATGCTTCCTGAGGTAAGAAAGATCCGTATGCACGCCTGGCAACACCTCAGCGAAGATGACTTCAAGCAGTTTGTCAGAATTCTGAACACCATCTACGATAACCTGAAGCCCTAA
- a CDS encoding endonuclease/exonuclease/phosphatase family protein — protein MRTFKAILVFFSIFFIIGTLLPLLPMDIWWVQIFVFPRIQISVIIILLIALWLIFFRFRKGLNVVMVILLGASFFYQSFRIYPYTIFSRTQTDYAQGQDTLTNISAITSNVYMKNHEYEKLLLLIEQKNPDLVLLLETDEWWAEKMDTLKYKYPHIVSKPLDNTYGMILYSQLQLEDAEVKYMMEDSIPSIHAYVKLRSGQNVKLYCLHPKPPVPPESESSTKRDAELLLAGQLVKKSQEPAILMGDLNDVAWSYTTRLFLKSSQMLDPRIGRGFYNTFSAEMPMMRWSLDHVFHTETFQLNALEVLPHIGSDHFPVYFSLSYQPTETEEQEPLEPTNAKEEDTVEKKIKKGLEKQ, from the coding sequence ATGAGAACCTTCAAAGCGATTCTGGTTTTCTTTAGTATATTTTTTATCATAGGGACGCTCTTACCATTGCTTCCCATGGATATCTGGTGGGTTCAGATATTTGTGTTTCCCAGAATCCAGATCAGTGTGATCATCATTTTACTGATTGCACTCTGGCTTATTTTCTTTCGTTTCCGCAAAGGTCTTAATGTGGTCATGGTCATACTCCTGGGAGCTTCATTTTTCTACCAGAGCTTTCGTATTTATCCCTACACTATCTTTTCCAGAACACAAACTGATTATGCACAGGGTCAGGATACACTTACGAATATTAGCGCCATCACTTCTAATGTGTATATGAAAAACCATGAGTATGAAAAACTCTTGCTACTCATTGAGCAGAAAAACCCTGACCTGGTTCTGTTATTAGAAACCGATGAATGGTGGGCAGAAAAAATGGATACTTTAAAATACAAATATCCTCACATTGTCAGTAAACCTCTAGACAATACCTATGGAATGATTTTATATTCTCAACTGCAGCTTGAAGATGCAGAAGTTAAGTATATGATGGAAGACAGCATTCCTTCTATTCATGCCTATGTTAAGTTACGTTCCGGTCAAAATGTGAAACTTTATTGTTTACATCCTAAACCTCCGGTTCCTCCGGAGAGCGAAAGCAGTACCAAAAGAGATGCTGAGCTCTTACTCGCCGGTCAGCTGGTCAAAAAGAGTCAAGAACCTGCGATCTTGATGGGTGACCTAAACGACGTAGCATGGTCCTACACTACCCGTTTGTTTCTCAAGTCAAGCCAGATGCTAGACCCGCGGATCGGAAGGGGTTTTTACAATACTTTTAGTGCGGAGATGCCTATGATGCGCTGGTCTCTGGATCATGTTTTTCATACCGAAACTTTTCAGCTTAATGCGCTGGAAGTACTTCCCCATATAGGTTCGGATCACTTTCCGGTGTATTTTTCACTGAGCTATCAACCCACTGAAACCGAAGAGCAGGAACCGCTTGAACCCACTAACGCAAAAGAAGAAGACACGGTAGAAAAGAAAATTAAAAAGGGATTGGAAAAACAATAA